The following proteins are co-located in the Spinactinospora alkalitolerans genome:
- a CDS encoding response regulator transcription factor — translation MRVLVVEDEQVLADAVAVGLRRESMAVDVVYDGDAALEHTSVNDYDVIVLDRDLPGTHGDDVCASLVARSYPGRILMLTAAGELSDKVEGLTLGADDYLAKPFAFAELIARVRALGRRAAPPLPPVLRRSGITLDPANHTVQRDGHDVALTPKEFAVLEVLMRAGGTVVSAEGLLEKAWDENADPFTNVVRVTVMTLRKKLGEPPVIHTVPGAGYRI, via the coding sequence GTGCGCGTACTCGTGGTCGAAGACGAACAGGTCCTCGCTGACGCGGTCGCAGTGGGACTGCGCAGGGAGTCGATGGCGGTGGACGTCGTCTACGACGGCGACGCCGCCCTGGAGCACACCAGCGTCAACGACTACGACGTCATCGTCTTGGACCGCGACCTCCCCGGAACCCACGGCGACGACGTGTGCGCCTCCCTGGTCGCCCGGAGCTATCCCGGCCGGATCCTGATGCTCACGGCCGCCGGCGAGCTCAGCGACAAGGTCGAGGGCCTCACCCTGGGTGCCGACGACTACCTCGCCAAGCCGTTCGCCTTCGCCGAGCTCATCGCCAGGGTGCGGGCGCTGGGACGGCGCGCGGCCCCGCCGCTGCCCCCGGTCCTGCGCCGCAGCGGCATCACCCTCGACCCCGCCAACCACACGGTGCAGCGCGACGGCCACGACGTCGCGCTGACCCCCAAGGAGTTCGCGGTGCTGGAGGTCCTGATGCGGGCCGGCGGCACCGTCGTCAGCGCCGAAGGGCTGCTGGAGAAGGCCTGGGACGAAAACGCCGACCCGTTCACCAACGTCGTGCGGGTCACCGTCATGACGCTGCGCAAGAAGCTCGGCGAGCCCCCGGTCATCCACACCGTCCCCGGCGCGGGGTACCGGATTTGA
- a CDS encoding sensor histidine kinase: MRPDGEPGPEARPGHGAEPAGPAAPAPGEVPPTPPGDTGTWRRLSAPPVEPAAAQGSVSGRVTHLSDNISLRMRFTLIYGMLFFAAGSLLVLLNYVIVAGILDSLDFTVAGAYDLDPVIVEEAKNSFIESVLGQISRFSILALVIVGFLALALGYAVAGRALSPLHKITRTARRLSERSLHERIALSGPDDEIRELADTFDAMLERLDRAFDGQRRFVANASHELRTPLAINRTLLEVALADPEATPDLKTIGRTLLETNSRHERLIDGLLFLARSDRELDVRTLVDLGEVSSTVLSQLAARIEESGLTVRSDLRGAPVTGDPVLLERLVANLVENALRYNVADGEITVRSGINEGAPAVQVENSGPVIPAYEIEGLFEPFRRSAGDRVRSKNSAGLGLSIVRSVVRAHGGTVVAWPRAGGGLVVTVRFPTGHRRPEGDGAS; this comes from the coding sequence TTGAGACCCGATGGGGAACCCGGCCCCGAGGCGCGGCCGGGCCACGGGGCCGAGCCCGCCGGCCCGGCCGCACCGGCGCCCGGCGAGGTCCCTCCCACGCCGCCCGGCGACACCGGCACCTGGCGGCGGCTGAGCGCGCCGCCGGTCGAGCCTGCGGCGGCGCAGGGCTCGGTCTCGGGCCGCGTCACCCACCTGAGTGACAACATCAGCCTGCGGATGCGCTTCACCCTGATCTACGGGATGCTGTTCTTCGCCGCGGGCTCCCTGCTGGTGCTGCTCAACTACGTGATCGTCGCCGGCATCCTGGACAGCCTGGATTTCACCGTCGCCGGGGCCTACGACCTCGACCCGGTGATCGTCGAGGAGGCCAAGAACAGCTTCATCGAGAGCGTGCTCGGCCAGATCTCCCGGTTCTCCATCCTCGCCCTCGTCATCGTCGGCTTCCTCGCCCTGGCGCTGGGCTACGCCGTGGCCGGGCGGGCGCTGTCGCCGCTGCACAAGATCACCCGCACCGCCCGGCGGCTGTCGGAGCGCTCCCTGCACGAGCGCATCGCGCTGAGCGGTCCCGACGACGAGATCCGGGAGCTCGCCGACACCTTCGACGCCATGCTGGAGCGCCTCGACCGGGCCTTCGACGGCCAGCGGCGCTTCGTCGCCAACGCCTCCCACGAACTGCGCACCCCGCTGGCCATCAACCGCACGCTGCTGGAGGTGGCCCTGGCCGATCCCGAGGCCACGCCCGACCTCAAGACCATCGGGCGCACGCTGCTGGAGACCAACTCCCGGCACGAGCGCCTCATCGACGGCCTGCTCTTCCTGGCCAGGAGCGACCGCGAACTCGACGTGCGCACCCTGGTCGACCTGGGCGAGGTCTCCAGCACGGTGCTCAGCCAGCTCGCCGCCAGGATCGAGGAGTCCGGGCTGACCGTCCGCTCCGACCTGCGCGGCGCCCCGGTCACCGGCGACCCGGTGCTGCTGGAGCGGCTCGTGGCCAACCTGGTCGAGAACGCGCTGCGCTACAACGTCGCCGACGGCGAGATCACGGTGCGCTCCGGCATCAACGAGGGCGCGCCGGCCGTCCAGGTCGAGAACTCCGGCCCGGTGATCCCCGCCTACGAGATCGAAGGGCTGTTCGAGCCCTTCCGGCGGAGCGCCGGCGACCGGGTGCGCTCCAAGAACAGCGCCGGTCTGGGGCTGTCCATCGTGCGCTCCGTGGTGCGCGCGCACGGCGGCACCGTCGTCGCGTGGCCGCGGGCCGGGGGAGGGCTCGTCGTGACGGTGCGGTTCCCGACCGGCCACCGCCGCCCCGAGGGCGACGGCGCCTCCTGA
- a CDS encoding DUF4193 domain-containing protein: MATDYDSPRKTDEDLNEDSLQELQARRVDKGTSTIDVDPDEVAEGMELPGADLSGEELAVRVLPRQADEFTCSRCFLVHHRSQLAEQRNGRLVCKECAA; encoded by the coding sequence ATGGCCACCGACTACGACAGCCCGCGCAAGACCGATGAGGACCTGAACGAGGACAGCCTTCAGGAGCTGCAGGCACGTCGGGTGGACAAGGGCACCAGCACCATCGACGTCGACCCCGACGAGGTCGCCGAGGGGATGGAGCTGCCGGGTGCGGACCTGTCCGGCGAGGAGCTCGCCGTGCGGGTGCTGCCGCGCCAGGCCGATGAGTTCACCTGCTCCCGCTGCTTCCTGGTGCATCACCGCAGCCAGCTCGCCGAGCAGCGGAACGGCCGGCTCGTGTGCAAGGAGTGCGCCGCCTGA
- a CDS encoding inositol monophosphatase family protein, which translates to MATPDPRELLELASEAAGEAGALAARGQAKVSVLDTKSSPTDVVTEMDRAAEELIRERLLSARPGDSVLGEEGGAEQGSSGVRWIVDPIDGTVNYLYGRPDWAVCIAAEVQGEVVAGVVVAPVRGEAYIATLGGGAQCDGVPLRAAPRVPLEMALVATGFGYEARRRARQAEVLRTVLPRVRDVRRGGSAALDLCGVARGQVNAYYERGLNPWDWGAAALVAQEAGARVGGLRGAPANPDLLIAAVPGLFEELHDLLEPLGADTDG; encoded by the coding sequence ATGGCAACGCCTGACCCGAGGGAACTCCTGGAACTGGCATCCGAGGCCGCGGGGGAGGCCGGGGCGCTGGCCGCGCGGGGCCAGGCGAAGGTGAGCGTGCTCGACACCAAGTCCTCGCCGACCGACGTGGTCACCGAGATGGACCGGGCGGCCGAGGAGCTGATCCGCGAGCGCCTGCTCAGCGCCAGGCCCGGCGACTCGGTGCTGGGCGAGGAGGGCGGCGCCGAGCAGGGCAGCAGCGGCGTCCGCTGGATCGTCGACCCGATCGACGGCACCGTCAACTACCTCTACGGGCGGCCCGACTGGGCGGTGTGCATCGCCGCCGAGGTCCAAGGCGAGGTGGTCGCCGGGGTCGTGGTGGCGCCGGTGCGGGGCGAGGCCTACATCGCGACGCTGGGCGGCGGCGCCCAGTGCGACGGCGTTCCGCTGCGCGCCGCGCCGCGGGTGCCGCTGGAGATGGCGCTGGTGGCGACCGGCTTCGGCTACGAGGCGCGGCGCCGGGCCCGGCAGGCCGAGGTGCTGCGGACGGTGCTGCCGCGGGTGCGCGACGTCCGCCGGGGCGGCTCGGCGGCCCTGGACCTGTGCGGGGTGGCCCGCGGCCAGGTCAACGCCTACTACGAGCGGGGGCTCAACCCCTGGGACTGGGGCGCCGCCGCGCTGGTCGCGCAGGAGGCCGGCGCCAGGGTGGGCGGCCTGCGCGGTGCGCCGGCCAACCCGGACCTGCTCATCGCGGCCGTTCCGGGCCTCTTCGAGGAACTGCACGACCTGCTGGAGCCGCTGGGCGCCGACACCGACGGCTGA
- a CDS encoding DUF4235 domain-containing protein → MADKDGELAARIVGGAAAFAAAYATRKLLTFAWTKAVGKEPPSDPESPDIGLGEALGWAVVTGVGMEVARVLSMRAVHKRLAPGQHREIEDLPV, encoded by the coding sequence ATGGCAGACAAGGACGGTGAACTCGCCGCCCGGATCGTCGGGGGCGCGGCCGCCTTCGCGGCCGCCTACGCCACGCGCAAGCTCCTCACCTTCGCGTGGACCAAGGCGGTGGGCAAGGAGCCGCCGAGCGACCCCGAGTCCCCCGACATCGGTCTGGGCGAGGCCCTGGGCTGGGCCGTGGTGACCGGTGTCGGCATGGAGGTCGCCCGCGTGCTCTCCATGCGGGCCGTGCACAAGCGGCTCGCCCCCGGGCAGCACAGGGAGATCGAGGACCTGCCGGTCTGA